A genomic region of Fusarium falciforme chromosome 4, complete sequence contains the following coding sequences:
- a CDS encoding FA-desaturase domain-containing protein, whose translation MATRQRTSTTVVVEKPSAKVTLEPQQQQPQFPDIKTIKDAIPAHCFQPSLFTSFYYVFRDFAMVATLVWAALTYIPAIPDQRLRVAAWMVYGFVQGLVCTGVWILGHECGHGAFSTHGKLNNVVGWFLHSFLLVPYFSWKYSHHRHHRFTGHMDLDMAFVPATQPKKHSIFAGIDLNELFEDTPIAQLIRIVFHQLFGWQVYLLFNASAGKGSKQWEPKGLAKWFRVSHFEPTSAVFRPNEAIFIFISDLGLAITFTALYFASKAVGTSTVLFLYAVPYFWVHHWLVAITYLHHHHTEVPHYTNEGWTYVKGALATVDREFGFIGKHLFHGIIEKHVVHHLFPRIPFYKADEATEAIKPLLGDLYYHDERNFLGQLWSVFGTLKYVEHDPTNQGAMRWAKE comes from the exons ATGGCTACTCGACAGCGTACTTCGACCACTGTTGTGGTTGAGAAGCCTTCTGCCAAG GTGACTCTggagcctcagcagcagcagcctcaattCCCCGAtatcaagaccatcaaggaTGCCATCCCCGCCCACTGCTTCCAGCCCTCGCTCTTCACCTCCTTCTACTATGTCTTCCGCGACTTTGCCATGGTGGCCACCCTCGTCTGGGCTGCCTTGACCTACATTCCCGCCATCCCTGACCAGAGGCTGCGCGTCGCCGCCTGGATGGTCTACGGCTTTGTTCAGGGCCTCGTGTGTACTGGTGTCTGGATCCTGGGCCACGAGTGCGGCCACGGTGCTTTCTCTACTCACGGCAAGCTCAACAATGTCGTCGGATGGTTCCTCCACTCGTTCCTCCTGGTGCCCTACTTCTCGTGGAAGTACTCTCACCACCGCCACCACCGCTTCACCGGCCACATGGACCTCGACATGGCCTTTGTGCCCGCCACCCAGCCCAAGAAGCACAGCATCTTTGCCGGCATCGACCTGAACGAGCTGTTTGAGGACACCCCCATCGCCCAGCTCATCAGGATCGTCTTCCACCAGCTGTTCGGCTGGCAGGTGTACCTCCTGTTCAACGCCAGCGCTGGTAAGGGCAGCAAGCAGTGGGAGCCCAAGGGTCTGGCCAAATGGTTCCGCGTCAGCCACTTTGAGCCCACCAGCGCCGTGTTCCGCCCCAACgaggccatcttcatcttcatctcggaCCTCGGCCTGGCCATCACCTTCACCGCCCTGTACTTTGCCTCCAAGGCTGTCGGAACTTCGACTGTTCTGTTCCTCTACGCCGTCCCCTACTTCTGGGTGCACCACTGGCTGG TCGCCATCACctacctccaccaccaccacaccgAGGTCCCTCACTACACCAACGAGGGCTGGACCTATGTCAAGGGCGCTCTCGCTACTGTTGACCGTGAATTTGGCTTCATTGGCAAGCACCTGTTCCACGGCATCATTGAGAAGCACGTCGTCCACCACCTTTTCCC CCGTATCCCCTTCTACAAGGCCGACGAGGccaccgaggccatcaagcctCTCCTGGGCGACCTCTACTACCACGACGAGCGCAACTTCCTCGGCCAGCTCTGGTCCGTCTTTGGCACGCTCAAGTACGTCGAGCACGACCCCACCAACCAGGGTGCCATGCGATGGGCCAAGGAGTAG
- a CDS encoding Zn(2)-C6 fungal-type domain-containing protein, which produces MDDVAQSSRRKACDYCVSRKIKCDGRKPTCSNCTLYGVACKITTARRRAVLRSAATIPSAVQPPQPDRMQALEERLAGIEALLSVLTGTKSSTSVSVPAARYPDVSLDDIDISTPADGLATDASPTLFEPDQWPMPLTTHHHLELPPLSEILPVVDNYFKKYNRLMPLFDEPTFMRMLLDWHSSPNKRSMVPWAAVNIVMAITYRVLEGRYMDDPPLAQCLRNIRSVMTELMTPGQDLMGVQVLLAMSIFYQGSADFQLGIVLMGSVVRLAQSLRLHSRLASQGVSKAETLLRCRVFWIAYIYDRELALRCKSPYYQLDSETDLDLPPANPEDGLGVITSDTDSVQLNFLRARVQLAFIQGKTNDLLYSQKGRKLTHEQRSNNITRIEERMTEWLRTIPPELQTAEGIKQRLSPMPTLLMLNMFYRHFECLIQLHSIFSFDDVWIDRVNSYLSPAVIEVKDDEPDGELVRAGLAPLPPGWTGCVSGARLCLELLTMGRQSEFTLWLHTCGSYSCLVLLIVNMIEFPAHDHVSTDRRISDACLVMFDAMCQTLPKDPFAKLLGVVRELDRRARGQVNRLMRTKEGIGLSEEMSPSLAWTILEDMEL; this is translated from the exons ATGGACGACGTTGCGCAAAGCAGCAGGCGAAAGG CCTGTGATTACTGTGTCTCGCGCAAGATTAAATGTGATGGACGGAAGCCGACGTGCTCCAACTGTACTCTTTATGGTGTCGCCTGCAAGATTACGACGGCCAGAAGAAGAGCCGTTCTTCGAAGCGCTGCGACGATTCCCTCTGCGGTTCAGCCACCACA GCCGGATCGAATGCAGGCCCTCGAGGAGCGGTTGGCAGGCATTGAAGCTCTCCTCTCGGTGCTGACGGGTACAAAGAGTTCTACTTCAGTTTCTGTGCCGGCGGCTAGATATCCTGATGTCAGCCTTGACGATATTGACATATCCACTCCTGCAGATGGTCTAGCGACTGATGCGAGTCCAACGCTTTTCGAACCTGATCAGTGGCCGATGCCTTTGACGACGCATCATCACCTGGAGCTGCCGCCTCTTTCAGAGATTCTCCCCGTGGTggataattattttaaaaagtataaccGACTTATGCCTTTGTTTGATGAGCCTACGTTTATGAGGATGCTGCTTGATTGGCATTCCTCTCCGAACAAGCGATCCATGGTTCCCTGGGCAGCAGTCAACATCGTCATGGCGATAACATACCGCGTCCTCGAGGGTAGATACATGGACGATCCACCGCTCGCCCAGTGCCTCCGCAACATCCGATCCGTCATGACGGAGTTGATGACGCCGGGGCAAGACCTAATGGGAGTCCAAGTTCTTCTCGCAATGTCGATCTTTTATCAAGGGTCTGCTGACTTTCAGCTTGGCATTGTTTTGATGGGGAGTGTTGTTCGGTTGGCGCAGAGTCTGAGGTTGCATTCGAGATTGGCGTCGCAGGGGGTTTCAAAGGCGGAGACGCTTTTGAGGTGTCGTGTTTTTTGGATTGCTTATATCTATGATAGG GAGCTGGCGCTGCGGTGTAAATCGCCTTACTATCAACTCGACAGCGAGACCGACCTCGACCTACCACCCGCAAACCCTGAAGATGGTCTGGGAGTCATCACTTCTGACACGGATTCTGTGCAGCTCAACTTTCTGCGGGCTCGGGTGCAACTTGCTTTTATACAGGGAAAGACGAATGATCTCCTCTACAGTCAAAAGGGACGGAAACTCACGCACGAGCAACGATCTAATAACATCACCCGCATCGAAGAGAGGATGACCGAGTGGCTCAGGACTATACCTCCAGAGTTACAAACAGCCGAAGGGATAAAGCAGCGTCTTTCACCGATGCCTACGCTGTTGATGCTTAATATGTTTTACCGCCATTTTGAGTGTCTGATTCAACTGCACTCCATCTTTTCATTTGACGATGTGTGGATTGATAGGGTGAATAGCTATCTTTCGCCTGCTGTCATTGAAGTCAAAGATGATGAACCGGATGGAGAGCTTGTGCGAGCTGGTCTTGCGCCTTTGCCGCCTGGATGGACGGGGTGTGTGAGCGGTGCGAGGTTGTGTCTTGAACTTCTCACCATGGGACGACAGAGTGAATTTACGCTCTG GCTTCATACATGCGGATCATACTCCTGTCTCGTCCTCCTAATCGTAAACATGATTGAATTCCCAGCCCACGACCACGTCTCAACAGACCGGAGGATCTCGGATGCGTGTCTGGTAATGTTTGACGCCATGTGTCAAACACTACCCAAAGATCCGTTTGCAAAGTTGTTGGGTGTGGTGAGAGAGCTGGATCGACGCGCAAGAGGACAAGTAAACCGTTTGATGCGGACAAAGGAGGGAATCGGTTTG